In Balearica regulorum gibbericeps isolate bBalReg1 chromosome 32, bBalReg1.pri, whole genome shotgun sequence, a single genomic region encodes these proteins:
- the C32H6orf136 gene encoding uncharacterized protein C6orf136 homolog isoform X2 — protein sequence MYRHGRAAAAAASRLRPATPLRAWPPAEAAGTGPDPPRRRYRARPQDLEPTRGHVSALPLLPPPAPPRCPPSRLPGSPRARALSPLEGMEGDITTVDGHREDDIAVCDSPAAVLLLLRPPSPFLAPAGPPRRPPPSMEEHLAVMHQKLQHELPNFFLKIPDYGLYSPDVEFINHLLHLHTRGRPMYQVAVALCRAVAWGYFASLRLEVLALTRHPEDWSIRARWRLTGLPLHLCLLRFYRRDKRHLLRSYDAFSTFFLNSQGLIRCHRVDKLMPAPTAMTEAKKLLVAAAVAVALAEPGPVLRLALKPSATSGDT from the exons ATGTACCGGCACGGCCgggccgccgctgccgccgcttCCCGCCTCCGTCCCGCCACCCCCCTCCGCGCCTGGCCCCCGGCCGAGGCCGCTGGGACCGGCCCGGACCCGCCGCGCCGCCGTTACCGAGCGCGGCCGCAG GACCTGGAGCCCACCCGGGGCCACGTTTCGGCGTTACCCCTCCtaccccccccggccccgccgcggtgCCCCCCATCCCGGctccccggcagcccccgcgcTCGAGCCTTGTCCCCGCTGGAGGGGATGGAAGGTGACATCACCACGGTAGACGGTCATCGGGAAGATGACATCGCTGTCTGCGACAGCCCCGCCgccgtcctcctcctcctgcgcCCCCCGTCCCCCTTCCTGGCCCCCGCCGGGCCCCCCCGGCGCCCCCCACCCAGCATGGAGGAGCACTTGGCCGTCATGCACCAGAAGCTGCAGCACGAG ctccccaatttcttccttaaaatccCCGATTACGGCCTCTACTCCCCCGACGTCGAGTTCATCAACCACCTCCTGCACCTCCACACGCG CGGCCGGCCGATGTACCAGGTGGCGGTGGCCCTGTGCCGCGCGGTGGCCTGGGGTTACTTCGCCAGCCTGCGGCTGGAGGTGCTGGCGCTGACCCGGCACCCCGAGGACTGGAGCATCCGGGCGCGCTGGCGCCTGACGGGGCTGCCCCTGCACCTCTGCCTGCTGCGCTTCTACCGCCGCGACAAGCGCCACCTCCTGCG gtccTACGACGCCTTCTCCACCTTCTTCCTCAACTCGCAGGGGCTCATCCGCTGCCACCGCGTGGACAAG CTGATGCCAGCCCCCACGGCCATGACCGAGGCCAAGAAGCTGCTGGTGGCAGCGGCGGTGGCGGTGGCACTGGCCGAGCCGGGACCGGTCTTACGCCTCGCCCTGAAGCCCTCTGCCACCTCGGGGGACACCTGA
- the MRPS18B gene encoding small ribosomal subunit protein mS40 yields MALTRATALLRAAGGGLRGPGRPLWAWDTPRLCSTQAAPKDPPAPPSPYQERPWEYLESEEYRIIYGDKPVWLGYRRNHKGAVPPQRTRKACLRKGKPVGNPCPICRDRNLHVDFRNVKLLDQFICPHSGVILHPTHTGVCMKQHKLLASAIAQAQDHGLLWLRVPYVPTPRDDFSNRHPAVGKTPPAPALAPGRHWYPWYERQRPPAAAIARIRRLYKNYLKEEAAPAVTGTPPDTPPAPCVENKGE; encoded by the exons ATGGCGCTGACCAGGGCAACGGCGCTGctgcgggcggcgggcggcggcctGCGGGGCCCGGGGCGGCCGCTGTGGGCCTGG gacaccccccggctctgcagcacccaggcagcacccaaggacccccctgcccccccgtCCCCCTACCAGGAGCGGCCCTGGGAGTACCTGGAGAGCGAAG AGTATCGCATCATCTACGGTGACAAACCCGTCTGGCTGGGCTACCGTCGCAACCACAAAGGCGCCGTCCCGCCCCAGCGCACCCGCAAGGCCTGTTTG cgcaAGGGGAAGCCGGTGGGAAACCCCTGCCCCATCTGCCGTGACCGCAACCTCCACGTGGATTTTCGG aACGTGAAGCTCCTGGACCAGTTCATCTGCCCCCACTCAGGCGTCATCCTGCACCCCACGCACACAG GGGTCTGCATGAAGCAGCACAAGCTCCTGGCCTCGGCCATCGCGCAGGCGCAGGACCACG GTCTCCTGTGGCTGCGGGTCCCCTACGTACCCACCCCCCGAGACGACTTCTCCAACCGACACCCGGCTGTCGGGAAAACCCCGCCAGCGCCCGCCCTGGCCCCAGGCCGCCATTGGTACCCCTGGTACGAGCGGCAGCGTCCTCCCGCTGCCGCCATCGCCCGCATCCGCCGCCTCTACAAGAATTACCTGAAGGAAGAAGCAGCCCCGGCAGTGACGGGGACTCCCCCCGAcacccctccagccccctgTGTGGAGAACAAGGgggaataa
- the ATAT1 gene encoding alpha-tubulin N-acetyltransferase 1 isoform X1, producing the protein MGGCPGACWETGGPMGLAPGHDGGDLEQQLRTVIDELGKASAKAQGLPAPVTSAARMEANRHVLYILRDADGRGTPKGAIVGFLKVGYKKLFLLDRNGAHNEAEPLCVLDFYIHESLQRHGYGRELFQHMLQSERVDPWRLAIDRPSEKLLGFLRKHYGLTDAIPQVNNFVIFEGFFSNRLAPPRRPPPKRPEEEIKPYSLSERDFLREEAEPPWPFNLTSGRAGGSPVRGSLRPFLPRRDTPDGQPDGRTDAPQHRRASSLGRVGR; encoded by the exons ATGGGGGGGTGCCCCGGTGCATGCTGGGAAACAGGGGGACCCATGGGCCTCGCCCCGGGGCATGATGG GGGGgacctggagcagcagctgaggacgGTCATCGATGAGCTGGGCAAGGCCTCGGCCAAG GCTCAGGGTCTCCCGGCCCCCGTCACCAGCGCCGCACGCATGGAGGCCAACCGCCACGTCCTCTACATCCTCCGCGACGCCGACGGCCGGGG GACCCCCAAAGGTGCCATCGTCGGCTTCCTCAAGGTGGGCTACAAGAAGCTCTTCCTCCTG gaccgTAACGGTGCCCATAACGAAGCGGAGCCACTTTGTGTTCTGGATTTTTACATCCACGAGTCGTTGCAACGACATGGTTACGGGCGGGAGCTGTTCCAGCACATGCTGCAG AGCGAGAGAGTGGATCCCTGGCGTTTGGCCATCGACCGACCCTCCGAGAAGCTCCTGGGTTTTCTCCGCAAACACTACGGCCTCACCGACGCCATCCCGCAG gTGAACAACTTCGTCATCTTTGAGGGTTTCTTCTCCAACCGACTGG cccccccccgccgcccgccccccaAGCGCCCCGAGGAGGAGATCAAGCCCTACTCGCTGTCGGAGCGCGACT TCCTACGGGAAGAGGCGGAGCCTCCTTGGCCCTTCAACTTGACCTCGGGCCGCGCGGGGGGCTCGCCGGTTCGCGGCAGCCTGCGGCCGTTCCTGCCGCGCCGGGACACGCCGGACGGACAGCCGGACGGCCGGACAGACGCCCCCCAGCACCGCCGCGCCAG ctccctcgGGCGCGTCGGCCGCTGA
- the C32H6orf136 gene encoding uncharacterized protein C6orf136 homolog isoform X1, with product MYRHGRAAAAAASRLRPATPLRAWPPAEAAGTGPDPPRRRYRARPQDIPTLPQDLEPTRGHVSALPLLPPPAPPRCPPSRLPGSPRARALSPLEGMEGDITTVDGHREDDIAVCDSPAAVLLLLRPPSPFLAPAGPPRRPPPSMEEHLAVMHQKLQHELPNFFLKIPDYGLYSPDVEFINHLLHLHTRGRPMYQVAVALCRAVAWGYFASLRLEVLALTRHPEDWSIRARWRLTGLPLHLCLLRFYRRDKRHLLRSYDAFSTFFLNSQGLIRCHRVDKLMPAPTAMTEAKKLLVAAAVAVALAEPGPVLRLALKPSATSGDT from the exons ATGTACCGGCACGGCCgggccgccgctgccgccgcttCCCGCCTCCGTCCCGCCACCCCCCTCCGCGCCTGGCCCCCGGCCGAGGCCGCTGGGACCGGCCCGGACCCGCCGCGCCGCCGTTACCGAGCGCGGCCGCAG GACATTCCCACCCTCCCGCAGGACCTGGAGCCCACCCGGGGCCACGTTTCGGCGTTACCCCTCCtaccccccccggccccgccgcggtgCCCCCCATCCCGGctccccggcagcccccgcgcTCGAGCCTTGTCCCCGCTGGAGGGGATGGAAGGTGACATCACCACGGTAGACGGTCATCGGGAAGATGACATCGCTGTCTGCGACAGCCCCGCCgccgtcctcctcctcctgcgcCCCCCGTCCCCCTTCCTGGCCCCCGCCGGGCCCCCCCGGCGCCCCCCACCCAGCATGGAGGAGCACTTGGCCGTCATGCACCAGAAGCTGCAGCACGAG ctccccaatttcttccttaaaatccCCGATTACGGCCTCTACTCCCCCGACGTCGAGTTCATCAACCACCTCCTGCACCTCCACACGCG CGGCCGGCCGATGTACCAGGTGGCGGTGGCCCTGTGCCGCGCGGTGGCCTGGGGTTACTTCGCCAGCCTGCGGCTGGAGGTGCTGGCGCTGACCCGGCACCCCGAGGACTGGAGCATCCGGGCGCGCTGGCGCCTGACGGGGCTGCCCCTGCACCTCTGCCTGCTGCGCTTCTACCGCCGCGACAAGCGCCACCTCCTGCG gtccTACGACGCCTTCTCCACCTTCTTCCTCAACTCGCAGGGGCTCATCCGCTGCCACCGCGTGGACAAG CTGATGCCAGCCCCCACGGCCATGACCGAGGCCAAGAAGCTGCTGGTGGCAGCGGCGGTGGCGGTGGCACTGGCCGAGCCGGGACCGGTCTTACGCCTCGCCCTGAAGCCCTCTGCCACCTCGGGGGACACCTGA
- the ATAT1 gene encoding alpha-tubulin N-acetyltransferase 1 isoform X2, which translates to MEFPFDLTPVLGDRFCVVDQHLRPAGRRGPTHRGDLEQQLRTVIDELGKASAKAQGLPAPVTSAARMEANRHVLYILRDADGRGTPKGAIVGFLKVGYKKLFLLDRNGAHNEAEPLCVLDFYIHESLQRHGYGRELFQHMLQSERVDPWRLAIDRPSEKLLGFLRKHYGLTDAIPQVNNFVIFEGFFSNRLAPPRRPPPKRPEEEIKPYSLSERDFLREEAEPPWPFNLTSGRAGGSPVRGSLRPFLPRRDTPDGQPDGRTDAPQHRRASSLGRVGR; encoded by the exons ATGGAATTCCCGTTCGATCTAACACCGGTGCTGGGCGACCGCTTCTGCGTGGTGGATCAACACCTACGACCCGCTGGGCGCCGCGGGCCTACCCACCG GGGGgacctggagcagcagctgaggacgGTCATCGATGAGCTGGGCAAGGCCTCGGCCAAG GCTCAGGGTCTCCCGGCCCCCGTCACCAGCGCCGCACGCATGGAGGCCAACCGCCACGTCCTCTACATCCTCCGCGACGCCGACGGCCGGGG GACCCCCAAAGGTGCCATCGTCGGCTTCCTCAAGGTGGGCTACAAGAAGCTCTTCCTCCTG gaccgTAACGGTGCCCATAACGAAGCGGAGCCACTTTGTGTTCTGGATTTTTACATCCACGAGTCGTTGCAACGACATGGTTACGGGCGGGAGCTGTTCCAGCACATGCTGCAG AGCGAGAGAGTGGATCCCTGGCGTTTGGCCATCGACCGACCCTCCGAGAAGCTCCTGGGTTTTCTCCGCAAACACTACGGCCTCACCGACGCCATCCCGCAG gTGAACAACTTCGTCATCTTTGAGGGTTTCTTCTCCAACCGACTGG cccccccccgccgcccgccccccaAGCGCCCCGAGGAGGAGATCAAGCCCTACTCGCTGTCGGAGCGCGACT TCCTACGGGAAGAGGCGGAGCCTCCTTGGCCCTTCAACTTGACCTCGGGCCGCGCGGGGGGCTCGCCGGTTCGCGGCAGCCTGCGGCCGTTCCTGCCGCGCCGGGACACGCCGGACGGACAGCCGGACGGCCGGACAGACGCCCCCCAGCACCGCCGCGCCAG ctccctcgGGCGCGTCGGCCGCTGA